One genomic segment of Macaca fascicularis isolate 582-1 chromosome 19, T2T-MFA8v1.1 includes these proteins:
- the CXCL17 gene encoding C-X-C motif chemokine 17 gives MKVLISSFLLLLPLMLMSMVSSSLNPGVARGHRDQGQASRKWLQEGGQECECKDWFLRAPRRKVMTVSGLPKKQCPCDHFKGNVKKTRHQKHHRKPNKHSRACQQFLKQCQLRSFVLPL, from the exons ATGAAAGTTCtaatctcttccttcctcctgttGCTGCCATTGATGCTGATGTCCATGGTCTCTAGCAGCCTGAATCCAG GGGTCGCCAGAGGCCATAGGGACCAAGGCCAGGCTTCTAGGAAGTGGCTCCAGGAAGGCGGCCAAGAATGTGAGTGCAAAG ATTGGTTCCTGAGAGCCCCGAGAAGAAAAGTCATGACAGTTTCTGGGCTGCCAAAGAAGCAGTGTCCCTGTGATCATTTCAAGGGCAATGTGAAGAAAACAA GACACCAAAAGCACCACAGAAAGCCAAACAAGCATTCCAGAGCCTGCCAGCAATTTCTCAAACAATGTCAGCTAAGAAGCTTTGTTCTGCCTTTGTAG